ACAGAAAAAATGCTGACGCAAACGTTTTCTTATGGATTTAACGGTTTAAATTTGAGCAACTGACCTTTTGAACCCGTAATTTTCTCTAATTCCTTCATTTGTCGCTCAAGTTTGGATTTAGAGACATCCGGGCCAATAATTACTCGCGTAAAACTATTTTCTTGCTTGGTGTGAGCCTGGTAGCCGCGCTTTTGTAAATCCTTAACAACATTTTTGGCGTTGTCAGCATTTTTTAAAGCCATCAATTGAATAATCCAAGCACTGTCTTGGTATTCATTTTTTTCCGGTACTGGCTTAACCACTACTGCCACTTTGTCTGCTTCTTTACTATTGGAAGAAGACGTGGTTTGCGTGTTTGAATTGTCAGTACTACCACTTTCAACCACTTGCTCAACCGGAGAGTCCGGTAGCGCTATCTGATCTTCAACAGGATCGAGTACTTCAAAAACCTCAACATTACTATCAAGCTCAGGCTTAATTGGAATGCTTGCAAACTCTTCTTTATAGTGGAGCTTCTTACCATCTAGCACATCGGGCAATACAATCACGCCAATAGCCACTAAAATGATGGTACCGACTAATCGGCTTTGGAATTTACTTGCCATTTAGTTTCCTTTTTTCTGCCAATGCTCCAGCACTTCACCCACAGTATGGAAAGAACCGACCACCAACACAACATCATCACCTTGGACAGAAGCTAAAGCCGCTTCAAACGCTGCAACAGGGTTTGAATGCTGTTCTACGCCTTCAGGTAGGCTTTCACACAATTCGGCAGCGGTTGCCGCACGAGGGCCTTGTAGTGAAGCTGGATACCAATGTGCTGCAACTGGTGCTAATACTTCCAATGTTGCGGGAATATCTTTGTCATGAAGCATGGCGACTACAACGTGTAAATTTTTTCCGGCATACTTTTGAATAACTTGTTGTGCAAAATACTCAGCCGAATGTGGATTATGTGCCACATCAAGCACAATCACAGGTTGATCGCTGACTTGCTGCATACGTCCGGGAAGCTGTGCGCTCTTTAGGCCATTGGTGATATTTATGTCACTAATGCTCAATTTTGAAGTTCCCAATGCCATCAATGCGGTTGCTGCATTAGGTAACGGTAAACCTGGAATTGGTAAAGCTTCTAGTTGGAATGCACCACTGCGCCAGTTCCAAATATCACCGTCAACATCATAGGTGTATTGAATACCCACTTGGTAAAATTCAGCTTTTATATCGTCTGCATGTGCAGCAACTGTAGCGGGTGGCTTAGGCTGTCCACAGATAGCAGGCTTACCACTACGATAAATACCCGCTTTCTCAAAGCCAATCACATTGATGTCGTCACCAAGCCAATCAACATGGTCGACAGCCAAACTGGTAATCACAGACACATCATGATCAACGATATTCGTTGCATCTAAACGACCGCCTAATCCCACTTCCAATAACACGACATCTACCGCTTCCGTTTGAAATGCGCGTAACGCGGCTAAGGTGCCGTACTCGAAAAAACTAAGGCTGATTTCGCCACGCTCTTTTTCAATAAAATCGAATGACTGCACGATTTTTTCATCGGATAGATCTTGCCCGTTGATACGAACACGTTCGTTATAGCGGATTAAGTGAGGGGAACTGTAGACACCAACGGAGTAACCAGCATCTAATAGAATGGCTTCCATCAGGGCACACGTTGAGCCTTTGCCATTGGTTCCAGCAACGGTAATCACGTGTTGAGCAGGTTTGGTGAGGTTTACTTTAGAAGCGACGGCCTGAATTCGGTCTAACCCAAGATCAATAGCGCTTGTGTGGATGTTTGATAAATAATCAAGCCACATCTCCAAAGAGGATGTGGCTTGAGGAACAGGTTGTTGACTCATCTAACTCATAACCATAATTAAGTAGGTTTGTTAGAAGGTACTTTACCCTTTTTCTGGCGCTTCTGGTACTTCATAAGTAGCTTCATTCGGTGAATCGTTCACAGAAACTACCAATGGTGAAGGCTGGTTGGTCATTTTTCCAACTAGGCTAGCTACACGCTGACGCATCTCACGACGGTCAACGATCATATCGATAGCACCGTGGTCTAGTAGAAATTCACTACGTTGGAAACCTTCAGGAAGATCTTCACGTACCGTTTGTTCGATTACACGACGTCCAGCGAAACCGATCAATGCTTTTGGCTCACCGATATTGATGTCACCTAGCATTGCTAGACTCGCAGAAACACCACCCATTGTTGGGTCAGTCATTACGGAAACAAACGGCAAACCTTTCGCAGATAAACGCTCTAGCGCTGCACTGGTTTTCGCCATTTGCATTAGAGACATAAGCGCCTCTTGCATACGCGCACCACCACTTGCAGAGAAACAAACTAAACCACAATTGTTTTCAATAGCAGCATCGACCGCTTTCACAAAACGAGCACCAACAACGGAACCCATAGAGCCGCCCATGAATGAGAATTCAAAAGCACACGCTACGATAGGTAAACCAAGCAGTTCGCCTTTCATTGCTACTAATGCATCTGTCTCTCCACTGTTCTTCTGAGCAACAGAGATACGTTCTTTGTAACGCTTAGAGTCTTTAAACTTCAGTTTGTCTTGTGGTTCAAGATCAGCACCTAGTTCAACACGTTCACCTTTATCTAGGAATGTATCCAGACGGCGACGTGCTTTCATGCGCATGTGATGATCACATTTTGGACATACTTCTAGGTTACGCTCTAGTTCAGCATGGTAAAGCACTTGCTCACAAGAAGTACATTTAGTCCAAACACCCTCAGGGATAGACGCTTTACGAGATGTTACGATGTTGCTTTTTTCTAAAATCTTTTCAAGCCAACTCATGGAAGACCTTTTTGTTTCGATTCTTGCGCTTGATTGCGAAAGAAATAAATTTGGGAATTATGCGTGGGAATTAAAGCACATAAAACAGCGACTGTAGATAAAAAACTGGTTGTACCTATTTTCTGTCACCATCTTACACGCGAAATTACCATGTTTTTTGAACCTAAGTCTCACATTTAGTTCAAATTATCTGGTAAGAAAAGAGGGCCAATCGGCTCTCGTGGTAACTCAAAATGTTCAGGATAATCAACATCAACCAGGTACAAACCTTCCGCTTTTGCAGTTGCGCCGGCTACTTTTCGATCTTTAGCTTCTAAAAGCCACTGGATCCACTCTGGTTTCTGCTCACCTTTACCTACGGCAATAAGGCTACCAGTAATATTCCTCACCATGTGGTGAACAAACGCATTCGCTTTAATATCGATCACAATGTAGTGTCCATGACGAGTCACGTTCAAGTGAATCATGTTTCTCCATGGACTACGAGATTGACAATGTGTTGCTCTAAACGAAGTAAAGTCATTCTCACCAAGTAAGTACTGACCCGCTTCGTGCATTTTTTTCTCATCAAGATGACCATGATAATGGCTCACACCTGAATTCAAAATACCTGGGCGTAGTGCATGGTTAAAGATAATGTATCGGTAACGGCGCGCAGTAGCCGAGAAACGAGCATGGAAATCCTCATTCACTTCTGCCGCCCAACGAACCGCAATATCTTTTGGCATGTTAGCATTCGCGCCCATTGTCCATGCCACCATTTTACGATCGACATTAGTTTCAAAGTGAACGACTTGTCCCGTACCGTGAACACCGGCATCTGTACGACCTGCGCACATAACTTCTACAGGGTGATTCGCGACAACTGAAAGAGCCTTTTCCAATTCTTCTTGGACACTTTTCACGTCTCGTTGGCGCTGCCAACCAAAGTAGTGGGTACCGTTATATTCAATACCTAAAGCAATTTTCATGTTCTTGTTCTCTTTGAAAATGGGCGAGAAGTATATACGGAAATCGGTGCTATCCCAAATAGGATGGGGCTAAAACTGTAATAATAAAACAAAGGCTCTTAGCCTCGCCCTAAAACAAAGGGTAGCCAATGCTACCCTTTCTATTTCGTTGAGCTTACCGACCGTTTAATTTATCGATGATATTCTTGGCCTCGCGACGAATATCATCGCTTCCGTCAACAATAGCTTCTTCTAGAAGCTTAATCGCGCCTTGCGAGTCACTCATCTCAATGTAGATTTTAGCTAAATCGAGTTTACCTGCAGCTTCTGCATTGCTATCAACATCAAAATTGCCTATGTCACCGATAACATCAGGGAACTCATTTAGACCAACATCCAGCTTCAATTCTTCATCGTCTGGATTAGTGGCCTCTTCACCTTCTTGCTCTACTTGAGCCATCAGTTCATCAATCGTCATGTATGGCTTATCACGACCTCTGCCTGATTCGGTTAAGTTGTCTTGTTGTCCCCAATTCTCTTCTTTAACTTTAGGTTCAGCTTGTTGCTCTGCCGATGCCCAAATCTCTTGTTGATCATCAGGAACATTCTTATGCATGCTCGATTGTTGCTCTGGCGCTAAGTTAAACCCCTTCCAATCTTCGCCACCCACTTCAAGCATCGCATCAATATCTAGACCTGCACTATCAATCGACGTTGTATCCAATGGTTTGTCAAACATATTATCGACAGTGGTTTGAACATCTTCTGAAAGTAACTCTGCCAAAGCAGTCTCATCAAAGTCTTCTAATGGTTCATCTTGAACCGCCTTTGGCGTTGAGCCTGGCTCTGAAGACGCGTTCAGTGATTCATCTGGTTGTGTAAAGCTAGCCTCTGAGCTTTCAACGTCCGAGAGAGCATCAGCATAATCAAAGCTTTGCGGGTTTGAGAACAAATCATGCAACGCATCTTGCTCTTCGCCTTGTGGGCTGAAAGAAGTTAGCGGTGTTGGTTTCTCAGCAAACGCATCAGAGATTGCTTCATCTTCACCATATTCTGGTAAATCCAATTCATCGAACTCTATACCTGTCTCTTCCGCTACAGGCTCAGCGCTGCTGTGTTCAATATCGTCTAAAACAGAATCGGCTTTTGCGCTCTCTTCATCGTATTCAGGCAGCTCAAGGTCATCAAACTCAAACTTCTCGTTACCATCAGAGAGATCTTGCTCTAACTGTGCTTCATCCGGTTCGCTAGCCACTTCTGCTAATGCGTCTTCTTCACCAAACTCTGGCAGTTCGAAATCATCAAATGAAAATTCTTCTTCACTTGCTTGCTCCGCCACTTCAGTTTGTGGTGCAACCTCAACTTGTGGTGTAACTTCGGCTTGCGGTGTCGCTTCAGCTTGCGGCTCAGCTGTTGGTTCCGTCTCAGCGTCTAGTTGAGGTTCAACAGCGGGCGCGACTGGTTCTGGTGTTGTTTCAACACCAGCTTCCGCTAGTGCCTCTTCTTCACCAAACTCTGGCAGATCGAAATCATCAAATGAAAATTCTTCTTCACTTGCTTGCTCCGCCACTTCAGTTTGTGGTGCAACCTCAACTTGTGGTGTAGCTTCGGTTTGTGGTGCAACCTCAACTTGTGGTGCAACCTCAACTTGTGGTGTAGCTTCGGTTTGTGGTGTCGCTTCAGCTTGCGGCTCAGCTGTTGGTTGCGGTTCAGCGTCTAATTGAGGTTCAACAGCTGGTTCTGGTGTTGTTTCTGCCTCTGGTGCAGGCGTCTCATCTTCAATCAGCCAATCGTCATCTTCTGGTACGCCGAATTCATTTGGAATGATCTTTGGCATATTTGCTGCACGAACTGGCTCTGGCTCTGGCTCTGGCTCTGGCTCTGGCTCTGGCTCTGGCTCTGGCTCTGGCTCTGGCTCTGGCAAGGATTCAACAACATCCTCAAATTCATCGCTACCTTGAATTTTCGGTTCAAAGTCAAAATCAGAGTCGATGTTCGATGGCGACTCAACATCGTCGATCGATTCTGCTAACCAATCTTCAACTGTCTCTTCTTCGTCTTCTGAGACATCACTCAGTGACGATGGTGAAGTTTGGTTTTCAGAGCTAGGCGCGATTTCTTCGTGACTGTCTTGTGTATATGTTGCTTTCGGCTCAAGCGCTTCTTGCTCTAATTCAGTGAAAGCGGGGTCTTCAACATCAGAATTTTCAGATAACAGCGACTCAATATCCAGTTCGTCATTTTCTTCAACAGGCGATGCGGTATCTTCCGGAAGTGCTTCTTGAATATCCGAACTTGGAGTTTGATCTCGTTCAGAAACCTGTTCGATTGACTCTTCAACTTGCGCTTCATTCGCTTCCAACATGCCACTGTCATCAGGCGTCATTAACTCATCAATCAACGCTTCGTCTGTGGTTTCTAATGAATCATCAAGCAGAGCATCTGTTGCTGGCGCTACACCAAAGAGATCATCGATGAAGTCATCACGATTAAAGGCTTCATCGTTTTGTGGCGTAACATCATCGCTCTCTGGCTCAAGTTCTGAGCTGGCTTGCGTCGGTTCCAAATCTAACGGCTCATCACTAACTGGTTCAGGTTGTGATGTTTCACTCACCTCAGCAGCTTGCGCTGGCTCAACTTCAGAAGGCTCCGATGTTGACTGAGTCGTCTCAACGCTTGACCCTTTGATCGGCTCCTCATTGGCTTTGTCAAAGTCAAAGGCCGCCTCTAGTTCTTTATCAAACGCTTGCTCTTCCGATGCTAATTCACCTTCAATACCGCTTGTTAGTAGATCATCAAACGGATCTAAAGATTCAGTCTCCTTCTCGCCCGCTTCATCTGTTGATGCATCATCGGCTAGCAATTCGCTATCAAGGAAATCATCAAGCAAATCAGTGCTATCTGCATCGAGTTCGAAGTCATCACCGTCAGAATCACCGATCAGCTCATCTAAGGTTTCCGTGCTATCTTCCGCAATGTTTAGGTCATCGTCCGCCGATATGCCAGAAAGCTCTTCAAGTTCAGACAAAGCGTCAAACCCTAAAGGTTCGCTTTCAGACTCATCATCCGATTCACCTTCCAACATTTCATCAAGAAGATCGGTCGAATTACTTAGATCTACGTCATCACCTGCCAATTGCTCATCGAGCAGATCAACGCTGTCTTGAGCTTCTTCATCTTCAATTGGCTTATCAAACTGAGATAGGATGTTTTCGATATCATCATCAGACGCCAAACCACTGCTTAGGTTAGCGGCAACCTCATCGTCATTATCAAGGTTAGAGGGAGCATTCGTTTCACCTTTCTGAGCGGCAACCTGAGCAAAAATATCATCAATATCCTCTTCGACACTAGGAGCCGAAGGTTCAGCGGTTTGCTGTTCGGAAATCAAAGTATCGATATCGAACTCGTCATTGCTCAAGTCAGCAGGCTTGGCATCGCTCTGTTGCTCTGAAATAAGCGCATCAATGTCAAAATCATCGGTTGCTGGGGTGCTGTTATTAGAAGGCGAGTCACTTTGCTCTTCCGAAATCAAAGCATCGATATCGAAACTACCATCGTCTTCGTCATCAAGCGCGAACAGATCATCTAATAGAGACTGATCTAGCTCATTCGCTCCTAAGTCTTCAGTCTCAGACTCTTGAGATAGTAGGGATTCAACCTCATCAGCAGACATCGCGTTATCATCCGCAAGGTCAAAGTCCTCGTCATCAGAATCAAGAGAACTTTCCGCTGTTTTATCCAGAGCGCGTTCCATTTCTTCCAGACCAAGCGCCTTTTCTTCACCATTAACACTGATGCCGGTGTTACTGTCTAAGTCCAGATCGTCGAAGTTGGTGTCTAAATCACCGTTTTCACCGATACTTGCAAACGGGTCATCGTCTTCACCATCAAGATTAAAATCAAGATCGGATTCATCTAAGCCTGCAAATACATCGTCTTCTTCAGCCAATGCTTGATCGTCAAATAGCTTGGTAGCGTCGTCTTCAGTATCAAAAAGTTCATCATCCAAAGACAGCTCATTATCAAGATCGCTCATCTCTTCGCCTAAAGAGATAGGAGCCACACTGCTTGGTTCAGGTTGAATAGGTTGTTCTTGCGTCGTTTGCTGCTGTTCATCGTTTTTAGATCGGCGTCCCAACAGCATCACAATAATAAGGCCAAGTAAAAGGCCTGGAATACTCGCAAGTGCTGCCACTAGCCAGCCATTAGATAACAACTGTTCTGTAGCAGTCGGTGCCATTTTTTCGATTTCGGCGTTCTTTTTACGCTCTTCAGCAAGCAGCTTCTCAACTTCGCTGCGGATACGGTCTTCGTCGCTTAGTTCCGTTTTAAGCACATCCACTTCAGACTGCACGTTCGACAGCATTAAACGAAGCTGATGATTTTTCTCTTCCAATGACAGTAACTCTGTTTCTGAAAGTTCTAGTGTCTTTTCTAATTCGTTCATCTCCTTGGTTGGAGACGTTGAATCAGTTGGAGAAGATGGATTTGTAGGCGCTTTAGCTGCACTTACTTGCTTTGCTGAAGCCGCATTTTTATCACTTACATCAGGTCGAGTTGGCGCTTGCGCTGGTTTTGTTTTTGGCGCTACAGGCTTAGCCACTGGAGCATCAAGCTTGGCAAGGTGCGAAGTCATGATGTTGACCGCTTGCTGCGTTGAGCTGGCACGAGCTTGCTCTAAAGAAGGCACTCGTAAGTTGCTCGCAGGCAACAGGCTATGGATATTCTGGTTTTCAAATGCTTGAGGGTTTAAGCGATAAATCGCCAACAGGGTTTGTTGGACTGACACGGAGTTATCCGGACGTAATTTTGAGGCGATAGACCACAGCGTCTCTGAACCACGAGTTGGACCATAGAAACGTGAGGGCTCACTAGTACCATTGGAGGCGCTAAGCGGCTGCACTCTTTGCAGAGGTTCGGAAAAAGTAGGCGCTGATTGTATCTGACCATTAGGCCCTACAACTCGAATGGAATCTGCACGAACAACGGGAATCTGAGTCGCAATGATAACGGCCAAAGGCATTAACCAAGGCTTAAAAATTTGAAACATAAAGTGCTCAGCTAGGTGCTTAAATTCGGATAAAGTGATGAACTATTAAATATATCGGATAAATGACATAAAACTATAGAGACGAAGACAAAAAATGTGTTACGACAACAATATTCGCAGCAATTTCACACAATTTTCCTAACAATATTTTCAATTGATTAAAAAAGCCCCACTAAAGAGTGAGGCTTATTTATCAAAGCAATGAAACTTAGAAGTAATCGCGAATCAGAACTTCAGCGATTTGCACTGCGTTTGTCGCTGCGCCTTTACGAACGTTATCAGCAACCACCCACATGTTTACGCCGCTGTGATGGCTGATGTCGTTGCGAATACGGCCAACCATTACGTGATCTTTACCACCCGCATCACGAACTTGAGTTGGGAAGTCTAACGCTTGAAATACTTCAACGCCTTCTGTGTTCTCAAGAAGCTGAACCACTTGCTCTGCAGCAATTGGAGCGCGAGTTTCAATATGTAGAGATTCAGCGTGACCGTAGAATACAGGTACGCGAACACACGTAGGGTTCACCGTGATTGAAGAGTCAGCAAAGATTTTTTGAGTTTCCCAAACCATCTTCATCTCTTCACGCGTGTAGCCGTTCTCTGTAAATTCATCGATTTGAGGAATACAGTTGAAGGCGATCTGCTGTGAGAACGCTGACTTGTCCGCTGGCATGCCGTTAAGAAGCTTAGCCGTTTGACCCGCTAGCTCATCGATCCCCGGCTTACCCGCACCAGATACAGATTGATAAGTTGAAACGTTAATACGCTCAAGGCCCACTTCATCGTGAATTGGTTTAAGTGCTACAACCATTTGGATAGTAGAACAGTTAGGGTTCGCGATGATGTTGCGGTTACGGAACTCAGCAATCGCTTCAGGGTTAACTTCTGGCACAACCAGAGGAACATCATATTCGTAACGGAAACGTGATGTGTTATCGATAACCACCACACCTTCGTCAGCCGCGATTGGAGCCCAACGTTCTGAAAGCTCGCTACCTGCAGAGAAAAACGCAATATGTACTTGAGACCAATCGAAGTCTTCTACGTTTTGTACTTGTATTGTTTTGCCGTTAAAACGGGAAGTTTTGCCTTCACTACGTTCACTTGCTAGTAAGTGCATTTCACCGACAGGGAATTTACGCTCTTTAAGTACTTCAAGAATGGTTTCACCAACCGCACCAGTCGCACCCAAAATAGCAATATTAAATTCTTGGCTCATTGTTTCTCTCTTTTATAAAGTTGGCTTTACCATAAAACCGAGTTTAGATAACGGCGTTAAATTACAAGATTCATCGCCCGTTAACTCGACTGCACTGTACTCTCTACGGTCCCAATATTCTTTACGCATCTTGTCAAAAGAACCCGGCGTAGAGATATTGCGACGGAATAAGGCGTCGTCTTTGCGCACATCATAGATCAACTGAGTCAAATTGTGCAGTGTTGCTTCATCCCAAGCCCTATCTAATTTCATTTGAGGCACTGGGGCTGTCGGTAGAAGATCGCTTGCATAAGCACGTTGTTCCGCACCCAAAAACTCACAATAGCTGTTAAAGATCATGGTCGTACCGCGCGCTTTGCCCTCTAAACCGTAGCCCGCTACGTGAGGCG
The Vibrio kanaloae genome window above contains:
- the accD gene encoding acetyl-CoA carboxylase, carboxyltransferase subunit beta, translating into MSWLEKILEKSNIVTSRKASIPEGVWTKCTSCEQVLYHAELERNLEVCPKCDHHMRMKARRRLDTFLDKGERVELGADLEPQDKLKFKDSKRYKERISVAQKNSGETDALVAMKGELLGLPIVACAFEFSFMGGSMGSVVGARFVKAVDAAIENNCGLVCFSASGGARMQEALMSLMQMAKTSAALERLSAKGLPFVSVMTDPTMGGVSASLAMLGDINIGEPKALIGFAGRRVIEQTVREDLPEGFQRSEFLLDHGAIDMIVDRREMRQRVASLVGKMTNQPSPLVVSVNDSPNEATYEVPEAPEKG
- a CDS encoding aspartate-semialdehyde dehydrogenase, whose amino-acid sequence is MSQEFNIAILGATGAVGETILEVLKERKFPVGEMHLLASERSEGKTSRFNGKTIQVQNVEDFDWSQVHIAFFSAGSELSERWAPIAADEGVVVIDNTSRFRYEYDVPLVVPEVNPEAIAEFRNRNIIANPNCSTIQMVVALKPIHDEVGLERINVSTYQSVSGAGKPGIDELAGQTAKLLNGMPADKSAFSQQIAFNCIPQIDEFTENGYTREEMKMVWETQKIFADSSITVNPTCVRVPVFYGHAESLHIETRAPIAAEQVVQLLENTEGVEVFQALDFPTQVRDAGGKDHVMVGRIRNDISHHSGVNMWVVADNVRKGAATNAVQIAEVLIRDYF
- a CDS encoding SPOR domain-containing protein — protein: MASKFQSRLVGTIILVAIGVIVLPDVLDGKKLHYKEEFASIPIKPELDSNVEVFEVLDPVEDQIALPDSPVEQVVESGSTDNSNTQTTSSSNSKEADKVAVVVKPVPEKNEYQDSAWIIQLMALKNADNAKNVVKDLQKRGYQAHTKQENSFTRVIIGPDVSKSKLERQMKELEKITGSKGQLLKFKPLNP
- the folC gene encoding bifunctional tetrahydrofolate synthase/dihydrofolate synthase is translated as MSQQPVPQATSSLEMWLDYLSNIHTSAIDLGLDRIQAVASKVNLTKPAQHVITVAGTNGKGSTCALMEAILLDAGYSVGVYSSPHLIRYNERVRINGQDLSDEKIVQSFDFIEKERGEISLSFFEYGTLAALRAFQTEAVDVVLLEVGLGGRLDATNIVDHDVSVITSLAVDHVDWLGDDINVIGFEKAGIYRSGKPAICGQPKPPATVAAHADDIKAEFYQVGIQYTYDVDGDIWNWRSGAFQLEALPIPGLPLPNAATALMALGTSKLSISDINITNGLKSAQLPGRMQQVSDQPVIVLDVAHNPHSAEYFAQQVIQKYAGKNLHVVVAMLHDKDIPATLEVLAPVAAHWYPASLQGPRAATAAELCESLPEGVEQHSNPVAAFEAALASVQGDDVVLVVGSFHTVGEVLEHWQKKGN
- the truA gene encoding tRNA pseudouridine(38-40) synthase TruA, translated to MKIALGIEYNGTHYFGWQRQRDVKSVQEELEKALSVVANHPVEVMCAGRTDAGVHGTGQVVHFETNVDRKMVAWTMGANANMPKDIAVRWAAEVNEDFHARFSATARRYRYIIFNHALRPGILNSGVSHYHGHLDEKKMHEAGQYLLGENDFTSFRATHCQSRSPWRNMIHLNVTRHGHYIVIDIKANAFVHHMVRNITGSLIAVGKGEQKPEWIQWLLEAKDRKVAGATAKAEGLYLVDVDYPEHFELPREPIGPLFLPDNLN
- a CDS encoding FimV/HubP family polar landmark protein; this encodes MFQIFKPWLMPLAVIIATQIPVVRADSIRVVGPNGQIQSAPTFSEPLQRVQPLSASNGTSEPSRFYGPTRGSETLWSIASKLRPDNSVSVQQTLLAIYRLNPQAFENQNIHSLLPASNLRVPSLEQARASSTQQAVNIMTSHLAKLDAPVAKPVAPKTKPAQAPTRPDVSDKNAASAKQVSAAKAPTNPSSPTDSTSPTKEMNELEKTLELSETELLSLEEKNHQLRLMLSNVQSEVDVLKTELSDEDRIRSEVEKLLAEERKKNAEIEKMAPTATEQLLSNGWLVAALASIPGLLLGLIIVMLLGRRSKNDEQQQTTQEQPIQPEPSSVAPISLGEEMSDLDNELSLDDELFDTEDDATKLFDDQALAEEDDVFAGLDESDLDFNLDGEDDDPFASIGENGDLDTNFDDLDLDSNTGISVNGEEKALGLEEMERALDKTAESSLDSDDEDFDLADDNAMSADEVESLLSQESETEDLGANELDQSLLDDLFALDDEDDGSFDIDALISEEQSDSPSNNSTPATDDFDIDALISEQQSDAKPADLSNDEFDIDTLISEQQTAEPSAPSVEEDIDDIFAQVAAQKGETNAPSNLDNDDEVAANLSSGLASDDDIENILSQFDKPIEDEEAQDSVDLLDEQLAGDDVDLSNSTDLLDEMLEGESDDESESEPLGFDALSELEELSGISADDDLNIAEDSTETLDELIGDSDGDDFELDADSTDLLDDFLDSELLADDASTDEAGEKETESLDPFDDLLTSGIEGELASEEQAFDKELEAAFDFDKANEEPIKGSSVETTQSTSEPSEVEPAQAAEVSETSQPEPVSDEPLDLEPTQASSELEPESDDVTPQNDEAFNRDDFIDDLFGVAPATDALLDDSLETTDEALIDELMTPDDSGMLEANEAQVEESIEQVSERDQTPSSDIQEALPEDTASPVEENDELDIESLLSENSDVEDPAFTELEQEALEPKATYTQDSHEEIAPSSENQTSPSSLSDVSEDEEETVEDWLAESIDDVESPSNIDSDFDFEPKIQGSDEFEDVVESLPEPEPEPEPEPEPEPEPEPEPEPVRAANMPKIIPNEFGVPEDDDWLIEDETPAPEAETTPEPAVEPQLDAEPQPTAEPQAEATPQTEATPQVEVAPQVEVAPQTEATPQVEVAPQTEVAEQASEEEFSFDDFDLPEFGEEEALAEAGVETTPEPVAPAVEPQLDAETEPTAEPQAEATPQAEVTPQVEVAPQTEVAEQASEEEFSFDDFELPEFGEEDALAEVASEPDEAQLEQDLSDGNEKFEFDDLELPEYDEESAKADSVLDDIEHSSAEPVAEETGIEFDELDLPEYGEDEAISDAFAEKPTPLTSFSPQGEEQDALHDLFSNPQSFDYADALSDVESSEASFTQPDESLNASSEPGSTPKAVQDEPLEDFDETALAELLSEDVQTTVDNMFDKPLDTTSIDSAGLDIDAMLEVGGEDWKGFNLAPEQQSSMHKNVPDDQQEIWASAEQQAEPKVKEENWGQQDNLTESGRGRDKPYMTIDELMAQVEQEGEEATNPDDEELKLDVGLNEFPDVIGDIGNFDVDSNAEAAGKLDLAKIYIEMSDSQGAIKLLEEAIVDGSDDIRREAKNIIDKLNGR